Proteins from a genomic interval of Chiloscyllium plagiosum isolate BGI_BamShark_2017 chromosome 36, ASM401019v2, whole genome shotgun sequence:
- the bcl2l10 gene encoding bcl-2-like protein 10, which translates to MREGVKEEALLLARDYLQHCLNPAREPRPPNKTAFTLRKVADQMVEQHQAAFSNMKSRFDNGLQMAAWPRKAAAGPEGEAAGTPASGREETETATAAVAAADFLRRVVEEMSADEKMNWGRVVSIFAFAGVLGRHMRDSGIVMSPEAGPSLVDSLAESVANYLGKERREWIEQNGGWEGFLRFFGSDDHWQESTVRNMLITVAGFGIAGLACLLAVR; encoded by the exons ATGCGGGAGGGCGTGAAGGAGGAAGCGCTGCTGCTGGCCCGCGATTACCTGCAGCACTGTCTGAACCCGGCCCGGGAGCCGAGGCCGCCCAACAAGACGGCCTTCACCCTCCGCAAAGTGGCGGAccagatggtggagcagcatcAGGCCGCGTTCAGCAACATGAAGAGCCGCTTCGACAACGGCCTGCAAATGGCGGCTTGGCCGCGGAAGGCGGCGGCCGGGCCCGAGGGAGAGGCGGCGGGGACCCCTGCGTCGGGCCGGGAGGAGACCGAAACCGCGACGGCGGCGGTGGCCGCGGCCGACTTCCTGCGCCGGGTGGTGGAGGAGATGTCGGCCGACGAGAAGATGAACTGGGGCCGGGTGGTGAGCATCTTCGCGTTCGCCGGGGTGTTGGGCCGGCACATGAGGGACTCGGGCATCGTCATGAGCCCGGAGGCCGGGCCCAGCCTTGTGGATTCGCTGGCGGAGAGTGTGGCCAATTATCTGGGCAAGGAGCGGCGAGAGTGGATTGAACAAAACGGGGGCTGG GAGGGATTTCTCAGATTCTTTGGCAGTGATGACCATTGGCAAGAGTCAACAGTACGCAACATGCTGATAACAGTTGCTGGGTTTGGCATAGCTGGATTAGCTTGTCTTCTTGCTGTCCGATAG